The following are encoded in a window of Podospora pseudoanserina strain CBS 124.78 chromosome 6, whole genome shotgun sequence genomic DNA:
- a CDS encoding hypothetical protein (EggNog:ENOG503PAGB; COG:S): MESEAHAVYRGQPLDLDDSFRLLQLLPGHLDEPVRIRLFSAQLSAAPSYEALSYTWGDPTLTSVIEALSDKGEDEHKPGVEFRSTANCHAALKRLRNPDANRVLWVDSVCINQSHIPERNHQVNLMAGIYRAASRVVVYLGESDENSVVVLSWVRELDQPSDFGNGSGALPPSKEAVEGFFRRPWFHRIWVIQEISLAQKAVVVCGKDEVDWGSFTVLYQHNENATRAGRLELPYPVTFASRYNKPYRDGAMTYARRLVRMLGRSRHCEATDPRDKLYAIIPLVNIRDGSRTEESWGDVLGISVDYSLSVDRVFTDTAVALLNQQVPLDDVLRHHVPGHEARGLSSWVPDWRIQRENGWRHANYERIFKGFPGFRGHPVELMFDGVPGIILDKNGTRPAVVGYTDSSTERCPIRVHAINVGNIIKTGPVCSVADDFFPVSNWKQLVEEARRQGSVVPKLERLMEIMIALKLGYPNSVPRGVRLIERYNEQMEKGTCPRKPLRQVIGETASRSGARARHEMDAILSVCDGKRLAITDGGFVAVVPGNAEVDDAVWVLDRVRMPFVCRRTGSGEANVVRLIGASFFFGIMELEAMKEHVSDVRAKAEVMRRVEELVVE, from the coding sequence ATGGAGAGCGAAGCTCATGCTGTCTATAGGGGACAGCCCCTCGATCTGGATGACTCTTTTCGTCTTTTGCAACTCCTACCAGGCCATCTCGACGAGCCTGTCAGAATCCGCCTGTTCAGTGCTCAACTCAGTGCCGCTCCTTCCTACGAGGCCCTGTCTTACACATGGGGAGATCCAACTTTGACATCTGTGATCGAGGCACTCTCTGACAagggcgaggatgagcaCAAGCCGGGTGTCGAATTCCGCAGCACGGCCAACTGCCATGCGGCCCTCAAGCGTCTTCGAAACCCCGATGCCAACCGAGTTCTTTGGGTCGATTCGGTCTGCATCAACCAGTCACATATCCCAGAGCGAAACCACCAGGTCAATCTCATGGCAGGTATCTACCGAGCAGCTTCCAGGGTTGTTGTTTACCTTGGCGAGAGCGATGAGAATAGTGTCGTGGTACTTTCATGGGTTCGAGAACTCGACCAACCATCCGATTTCGGCAACGGGAGCGGTGCTTTGCCACCTAGCAAAGAGGCGGTTGAAGGATTTTTCAGAAGGCCGTGGTTCCATCGCATTTGGGTTATCCAGGAGATTAGTCTTGCACAAAAGGCAGTTGTTGTTTGCGggaaggatgaggttgaCTGGGGAAGCTTCACTGTTCTTTACCAACACAACGAGAATGCGACACGGGCAGGCCGGCTTGAGTTGCCATACCCCGTCACGTTTGCGAGCCGGTACAACAAGCCATACCGGGATGGCGCTATGACGTACGCCAGGAGGCTGGTGCGGATGCTTGGAAGATCACGGCATTGTGAGGCGACGGATCCGCGGGATAAGTTGTATGCCATCATCCCGCTGGTGAATATCCGAGATGGCTCAAGGACGGAGGAGTCGTGGGGAGACGTTCTGGGGATCAGTGTGGACTATTCATTGTCTGTTGATCGGGTGTTCACTGACACGGCCGTTGCGTTGCTCAACCAACAAGTTCCGCTTGACGACGTTCTTCGCCATCACGTACCGGGCCATGAGGCACGAGGTCTGTCTTCGTGGGTACCAGATTGGAGGATTCAGCGGGAGAATGGCTGGCGTCATGCAAATTATGAGCGGATATTTAAGGGGTTTCCCGGATTTCGAGGACACCCAGTTGAATTGATGTTTGATGGGGTCCCGGGAATCATTTTGGACAAGAATGGAACGCGACCAGCCGTGGTCGGATATACGGATTCCTCCACGGAAAGGTGCCCGATACGTGTGCACGCCATCAATGTTGGGAATATCATCAAGACTGGCCCTGTTTGCTCAGTTGCTGATGATTTCTTTCCTGTTTCAAACTGGAAGCAACTTGTTGAAGAGGCGCGGCGACAGGGATCAGTCGTGCCAAAATTGGAGAGACTCATGGAGATAATGATTGCTTTGAAGTTGGGGTATCCAAATTCTGTCCCGCGAGGTGTTCGGCTTATTGAGCGGTATAACGAGCAAATGGAAAAGGGGACGTGTCCGAGGAAGCCGTTAAGGCAGGTGATTGGTGAGACGGCATCTCGTAGTGGGGCGAGGGCTCGGCATGAGATGGATGCGATCTTGTCAGTTTGCGATGGGAAGAGGCTTGCGATTACTGATGGTgggtttgttgctgttgtacCGGGGAACgcggaggttgatgatgctgtttgGGTGTTGGATCGGGTCAGGATGCCGTTTGTTTGTAGGAGGACCGGGTCTGGGGAGGCAAATGTGGTGAGGCTTATTGGagcttctttcttttttggtaTCATGGAGTTGGAAGCTATGAAAGAACATGTAAGTGACGTGCGGGCTAAGGCGGAGGTTATGAggcgggtggaggagctggttgttgaatga
- a CDS encoding hypothetical protein (EggNog:ENOG503NUZI; COG:Q), which yields MTDSNDPPTTATYTQFACIGAGFSGIGLGATLKLKHNITDIRIFEREAELGGTWHLNQYPGAACDIPSSLYTFSFAPCPQWTSTSLPTAPQIKSYLVSIAEKYSLLPGRITFCSSVQQCEWLPSPISRWRLTVLSHNAISHHECQFLFSGTGILFHPKTSSFFSLPGAGSFSGTVMHSARWDHSVDLGNKKVMLFGNGCSASQIVPALLGRNNNAEVCSSGRDYNVDKITQFVHSRHYVIPSLAELFPLALLERLPRGLQRLLCILIGEMDFIAMRENKVGRWIRRKKTEEVKRYMRETVPERYSDLVVPEGVEFGYKRRVYDPGYLRALHDERVELVGERVVEVVPEGVKTEGGRLVEGDVIVLATGFETNRFLEGVEVVGRGGERLGDHWGEDVSDGDSLDGKKGVKGVGAYETVAVGGFPNFFMLAGPNSVTGHTSVIIAIENAITLAMNVIKPILSKGSKVKEVEVTPEAERQWVSNVQDELNNKTIWGGGGNKTAAESWYVKLDEKTGKRWNAMLYPGYQLGAWYRARKPRKEDWVYQ from the exons atGACGGACAGCAACGacccaccaacaacagcaacctaCACCCAGTTCGCCTGCATCGGCGCAGGCTTCTCAGGCATCGGCCTCGGCGCCACCCTGAAGCTCAAACACAACATCACCGACATCCGCATCTTTGAACGAGAAGCTGAGCTGGGCGGCACCTGGCATCTAAACCAATATCCCG GAGCCGCCTGCgacatcccctcctccctctacACCTTCTCCTTCGCCCCTTGCCCCCAATggacctccacctccctccccaccgccccccaaaTCAAGTCTTACCTCGTCTCCATCGCGGAAAAatactccctcctcccaggcAGAATAACATTTTGCTCGTCGGTCCAACAATGCGAATGGCTTCCCAGCCCCATCTCCCGATGGCGACTGACGGTCCTCTCCCACAACGCCATCTCCCACCACGAATGccagtttcttttttccgGAACTGGGATTTTGTTCCATCCGAAAACatcctcttttttctccctccccggtGCCGGGTCGTTTTCTGGGACGGTGATGCATTCTGCTAGGTGGGACCACAGTGTTGACCTCGGCAACAAAAAGGTGATGTTGTTTGGGAACGGGTGTTCCGCTTCGCAGATTGTACCGGCGTTGCTTGGGAGGAACAACAACGCTGAGGTTTGCTCTTCCGGACGTGACTATAATGTTGATAAGATAACGCAGTTTGTCCACTCGAGGCATTATGTCATTCCCTCCTTGGCAGAGCTTTTTCCTTTGGCGCTTCTGGAACGGCTGCCGCGCGGGCTTCAAAGGTTGTTGTGTATCTTGATTGGGGAGATGGATTTCATCGCGATGAGGGAGAACAAGGTTGGGAGGTGGATCAGACGGAAAAAAACGGAGGAGGTGAAAAGGTATATGAGGGAGACGGTGCCGGAGAGGTATAGCGATttggtggtgccggagggggttgagtttgggTACAAGAGACGGGTGTATGACCCGGGGTATTTGAGGGCGTTGCATGATGAACGGGTTGAGTTGGTTGGGGAGcgggttgtggaggtggtaCCTGAGGGAGTGAAGAcggaaggggggaggttggtggagggggatgtgatTGTGCTGGCGACGGGGTTTGAGACGAATaggtttttggagggggttgaggtggttgggagggggggggagaggttgggggaccattggggggaggatgtgagtGATGGGGATAGTctggatgggaagaagggggtgaagggggtgggtgcttatgagacggtggcggtgggggggttTCCGAATTTCTTTATGTTGGCTG GACCAAACTCTGTCACGGGACACACCTCTGTTATCATCGCCATCGAGAACGCCATCACGCTCGCGATGAACGTTATCAAGCCTATTCTCTCCAAAGGGAGTAAAGTGAAAGAAGTGGAAGTAACACCCGAGGCGGAGAGGCAGTGGGTGAGCAATGTGCAGGACGAGTTGAACAACAAGACGATctggggcggtggaggtaACAAGACCGCGGCGGAGTCGTGGTATGTCAAGCTTGATGAGAAGACGGGCAAGAGGTGGAACGCGATGTTGTACCCGGGATATCAGCTCGGTGCCTGGTACCGGGCGAGGAAGCCTAGGAAGGAAGATTGGGTGTATCAGTAG
- a CDS encoding hypothetical protein (COG:P; EggNog:ENOG503NYSS), whose protein sequence is MASSVVAAWEDCDKIDTLFILVCTVICWTIVPTVGIAYSGYTWRRNSLTAALPAVLVISICSIQWFVLGYSLAYGPGNGWFFGSWTAHLFHRDVLSSPVGTIPAILFSEFQLVFEATVCAIAVGGFVERGTIKSCAVFIASWSTFIYCPLAHMVWGGGVLGEELGVLDFAGGTPVHVCSGATATAISLYLSYPLFRSKKSPLRTPTHIRLHRPGNSFFQLVSMIIIWGSWLAFDAGTALALNFQSVMALCVTNLCAASGALTWSVMTFLESGKWSLDATFMGAIAGLVMITPSAGFIDMPTAFFFGVFGAVVCRQALRIKFTKLAHKWRWVDNGDTFATHCVGGVAATVMTGLFARREVAAYGGLDVPGGVVFDGNVRQLWVQIVEVLVGFSWSFFGSWLIIAGIDCIPGLEVLAVDKHIHEGLDFHETEESLGVLVHPEEEDYTPTDKGTIALD, encoded by the exons atGGCCTCCTCGGTCGTCGCCGCCTGGGAGGACTGCGATAAGATAGACACCCTGTTTATCCTCGTCTGCACGGTAATCTGCTGGACCATTGTCCCGACT GTAGGAATAGCCTACAGCGGCTACACCTGGCGCCgcaactccctcaccgccgccctccccgccgtCCTCGTGATCTCAATCTGCTCCATCCAGTGGTTCGTCCTCGGCTACTCCCTTGCCTACGGCCCGGGAAACGGCTGGTTCTTCGGCTCCTGGACCgcccacctcttccaccgcGACGTCCTCTCCTCGCCCGTCGgcaccatccccgccatTTTGTTCAGTGAATTCCAGCTCGTCTTTGAAGCCACGGTCTGCGCCATCGCAGTAGGCGGGTTCGTAGAACGGGGCACCATCAAGTCCTGCGCGGTGTTCATCGCGTCATGGTCAACATTCATCTACTGTCCCCTCGCGCACATGGtctgggggggtggtgtgctgggggaggagcttggaGTGTTGGATTTCGCGGGGG gaaccCCCGTCCACGTCTGCTCCGGCGCCACCGCGACCGCAATCTCCCTCTACCTCTCCTACCCCCTCTTCCGCTCCAAGAAATCCCCCCTCCGCACCCCGACCCACAtccgcctccaccgtcccGGAAACTCCTTCTTCCAGCTGGTCAGCATGATCATCATCTGGGGCTCGTGGCTCGCCTTCGAcgccggcaccgccctcgCGCTAAACTTCCAGTCCGTCATGGCCCTCTGCGTGACCAACCTCTGCGCCGCCTCCGGAGCCCTCACCTGGTCGGTGATGACCTTTCTCGAATCGGGCAAGTGGTCACTCGACGCGACGTTCATGGGCGCGATTGccgggttggtgatgatcacGCCCTCGGCGGGGTTCATCGACATGCCTACTGCGTTCTTCTTTGGTGTCTTCGGCGCGGTCGTTTGTCGCCAGGCGTTGAGGATCAAGTTCACCAAGCTGGCGCATAAGTGGAGGTGGGTCGACAATGGGGATACCTTTGCTACTCATTGTGTTGGTGGCGTGGCGGCCACCGTCATGACGGGCTTGTTTGcgcggagggaggtggcggcgtATGGCGGGCTGGATGTTCccgggggggtggtgtttgatgggaaCGTGAGGCAGTTGTGGGTGCAGATCGTCGAGGTGTTGGTCGGCTTCAGCTGGAGTTTCTTTGGGAGCTGGTTGATCATCGCGGGGATCGACTGCATCCCCgggttggaggtgctggcggtTGACAA GCATATCCATGAGGGGCTTGACTTTCACGAAACCGAGGAATCTCTCGGCGTTTTGGTGCAccccgaggaggaagattaTACCCCTACCGACAAGGGGACGATTGCTCTCGACTGA
- a CDS encoding hypothetical protein (EggNog:ENOG503NZ5X; COG:S) produces MKNRQKSRTGCRTCKVRRLRCDEAKPACENCLKKGFQCPGYQQRLQWSTKHERPTVVNTTGPDNFAQLVTAASASIVKTASPAGNPSGSDANVPAASPTTPSPAAAVSRESSSAPRSATLSASPPPSSFTLSPPPQSEAPVEDGTGGDGGTLVPVARKSGGLTPTNRQQEPMMFQQVVDIPTFLIEHWFKSVCCSWSAFDSQTNPYRRLTSTLWNTSTPVFYALQAISAASLVERLPHVIKDTARAAPRKAAEAIHKELVAFSTGYRPRFPVELLLSLFCMSSSMCWMESRQLGQQYVRQAHNVLKILDRQTLDSESQELLDFFKGCLLYEEALRSVVSEEEIDFANMLSWAEPTDQGPLVAATPHAWTGVSADVFRLFGKAVALCRRSRTRWRHNDGTSYRVLQGAMRDIQEATVIEESLLSIDITPVETSLTPDTASTISTDLYNATQAYRLSSLLQLYETFPDLVAKRMPDLEDQDGAILWSAWVSPLALHVTDVLRALPVGSMRCIQPLLCLCAGSGLRFDRKVPLGRGHQSFLLSTESTAAAAIPTPTSDIVADTDSSLAPTPEMSENAIKTSQARSFIMARLDQLENSLPPKPIGVAKQLLRAVWTAYDEEIGLARRTHWLDVMSQTGLHSLFG; encoded by the exons ATGAAGAACAGACAGAAGTCGAGAACTG GTTGTCGAACTTGTAAAGTCAGGCGG CTGCGATGTGATGAAGCCAAACCCGCCTGTGAGAACTGTCTCAAGAAGGGCTTCCAGTGCCCTGGTTATCAGCAGCGTCTCCAATGGTCGACCAAGCATGAAAGGCCGACGGTGGTTAACACGACAGGGCCTGACAACTTTGCCCAGCTCGTCACCGCTGCTTCGGCCTCTATCGTCAAGACCGCCTCCCCTGCCGGCAACCCATCTGGGTCTGACGCCAACGTCCCGGCCGCAAGCCCGACGACTCCCAGCCCAGCTGCGGCTGTAAGCCGGGAATCTTCCTCGGCACCGCGGTCGGCTACACTATCCGCCTCGCCGCCACCGTCTTCATTTACCCTCTCGCCACCACCCCAGTCAGAGGCTCCCGTCGAGGATGGTactggcggtgatggcggcacTCTTGTTCCCGTCGCCCGGAAGAGTGGCGGCTTGACTCCGACGAATCGGCAACAGGAACCCATGATGTTTCAGCAAGTGGTGGATATTCCTACGTTCCTGATAGAACACTGGTTCAAGTCTGTCTGTTGTTCCTGGTCGGCTTTTGACTCTCAGACAAACCCCTACCGCCGACTAACCTCGACACTGTGGAACACATCGACACCCGTGTTCTATGCCCTCCAAGCCATCTCGGCAGCCTCGCTTGTCGAGCGCCTTCCTCATGTCATCAAAGACACGGCCCGTGCCGCCCCGCGaaaggctgccgaggccaTCCACAAAGAGCTCGTCGCCTTCTCGACAGGCTATCGTCCGCGTTTCCCGGTTGAGCTCCTGTTATCCTTGTTCTGTATGAGCTCGTCCATGTGCTGGATGGAGTCGCGACAACTTGGCCAGCAATACGTACGACAGGCCCACAACGTGCTGAAGATCCTCGACCGCCAGACGCTCGATTCCGAATCGCAGGAACTCCTCGACTTCTTCAAGGGATGTTTGCTGTACGAAGAGGCGCTGAGGAGTGTGGtgtcggaggaggaaatAGACTTCGCCAACATGCTCAGCTGGGCAGAGCCGACAGATCAAGGACCGCTGGTGGCCGCAACACCGCACGCATGGACAGGTGTTTCTGCTGACGTCTTTCGACTTTTCGGCAAGGCTGTTGCCCTTTGCCGGCGGTCCCGCACACGATGGCGGCATAACGATGGGACGAGCTATCGCGTCCTGCAAGGTGCCATGAGGGACATCCAGGAGGCTACCGTGATCGAAGAGTCACTGCTGTCCATTGATATCACGCCTGTCGAGACCAGCCTCACGCCTGATACGGCTTCGACGATATCGACTGATCTGTACAATGCTACGCAAGCCTATCGGCTCTCATCACTCCTCCAGCTGTACGAGACTTTCCCCGATCTCGTCGCAAAGCGAATGCCCGATTTGGAGGACCAAGATGGAGCCATTCTCTGGAGTGCATGGGTATCTCCATTGGCCCTTCACGTCACGGATGTTCTCAGGGCTCTGCCAGTTGGAAGCATGCGATGTATCCAACCGCTGCTCTGTCTCTGCGCGGGGAGCGGGCTGCGGTTCGACAGGAAGGTCCCCCTCGGTCGCGGCCATCAGAGCTTCCTGCTCAGCACCGAGTCGACGGCTGCGGCGGCGATCCCCACACCCACATCGGATATTGTCGCTGACACGGACTCTTCCCTCGCCCCCACGCCCGAGATGTCCGAGAATGCCATCAAGACGTCACAGGCCCGGTCGTTCATCATGGCCCGGTTGGATCAGCTGGAGAACAGCCTGCCACCGAAGCCGATTGGTGTGGCCAAGCAGCTGCTGCGTGCTGTCTGGACCGCGTATGACGAAGAGATTGGGCTGGCACGTCGGACGCACTGGCTGGATGTGATGAGCCAGACAGGCCTCCACAGTCTATTCGGATGA
- a CDS encoding hypothetical protein (EggNog:ENOG503P0VT; COG:E): MADMEKKPPVGNGAVEAQLGNATPETDILNLLGYKPELKRNRSMFTLLFQSLAIAAIPYGFGGPLISAIYGGGESFPCLQNK; this comes from the exons ATGGCAGACATGGAAAAGAAGCCGCCCGTGGGCAATGGGGCTGTCGAGGCGCAGTTGGGAAACGCCACCCCCGAGACGGACATCCTCAATCTGCTGGGGTACAAGCCTGAGCTGAAGCGGAACCGGTCAATGTTTACGCTGTTGTTTCAGAGCTTGGCTATTGCTGCT ATACCCTACGGCTTCGGCGGTCCCCTCATCAGCGCCATCTACGGCGGGGGCGAGTCCTTTCCTTGCCTACAGAACAAATGA
- a CDS encoding hypothetical protein (EggNog:ENOG503P5S1) — protein MADTQVEADNDSWSVKKKELLTEQPGLEVVPQELLESKDHLAQARPPETAKYPVSPTVSTHDAKFKIESGPRTGDCSPEPVSTNFPEVADPRQVEAANQARHSSRQRRRRLIIIGSVVLVVICVGAVLGGVLGSRAASQRGSMGEKAATTTGPASPSSADKTALGYQAIMDRSSLAVTARRRRDGSTEGWLFYEDQGGEPQMLRWDTKRGGMLKATNEFTIKEPASYLTSRATGMAATTILQGPEDNPRILLLVSKIFDRGFQADSDPNLPGRGSVVFGYELDRDGNLGNTSRIGDHALIVNKQDSMEVRLSSASTVTAYWPWIIHGSGGSPASGPSQVDNPVVKVIEARNQMGDNFAQGPDWAFRNLSIGGKVNTKVSIVPLSADFKKSSDPNYDKEPRNGYGMFYHDPDDRLKFVHRSWGTERSPAFYLPQLPDKRLPTDDQLGRSAISAFAVAKRPPEKISTSTQQATFTLMIPTETVNLEVVVWAGTVATPEPTALVDAELPPNSVDVGVAYINQNRQFELLFMSTNTGYSNWYTIDTTEVNKLAPPDLFTDVACLTLASGAVAEDGEEWLLPRDQDEEGTIATCFYQSGSKVVKVRWIGEMWDTKWDVEWLPIPTGDSG, from the exons ATGGCCGATACTCAAGTGGAAGCCGATAATGACTCGTGGAGCGTCAAGAAAAAGGAGCTGCTGACAGAGCAGCCTGGTCTTGAGGTCGTCCCGCAAGAGCTTCTCGAGAGCAAGGATCATTTGGCACAAGCTCGCCCACCAGAGACCGCAAAATACCCAGTCTCGCCAACGGTTTCGACTCACGATGCAAAATTCAAGATTGAGAGCGGCCCGAGGACCGGAGATTGCTCTCCTGAGCCCGTAAGCACCAACTTTCCCGAGGTGGCGGATCCGCGACAGGTTGAGGCGGCCAATCAAGCTAGGCACTCCTCACGAcagagacggaggagattgatCATCATCGGAAGCGTTGTCCTGGTCGTAATTTGCGTCGGTGCTGTTCTGGGCGGGGTGTTGGGCAGCAGGGCCGCCAGTCAACGAGGGTCCATGGGAGAGAAGGCAGCTACAACAACGGGTCCTGCAAGTCCAAGCAGCGCGGACAAGACGGCTCTTGGGTACCAAGCTATTATGGATCGCAGCTCCCTAGCCGTGACagcgagaagaaggcgagatGGAAGCACTGAGGGTTGGTTGTTCTACGAAGACCAGGGTGGTGAACCGCAAATGCTCCGATGGGATACGAAGCGAGGAGGCATGCTGAAGGCCACCAACGAGTTTACAATAAAGGAGCCAGCCTCGTACCTAACTTCAAGGGCTACAGGGATGGCTGCAACTACGATTCTCCAAGGTCCTGAGGACAAT CCTAGGATCCTTCTGCTCGTCAGCAAGATATTCGATAGAGGATTTCAAGCCGATTCAGATCCCAATTTGCCAGGCAGAGGTTCGGTAGTGTTTGGTTATGAACTGGACCGGGACGGTAATCTCGGCAACACAAGCCGTATAGGGGATCATGCACTGATCGTCAACAAACAGGACAGTATGGAGGTCCGCTTATCGAGTGCGTCCACTGTGACAGCTTACTGGCCTTGGATTATTCACGGGTCTGGAGGATCTCCTGCATCTGGCCCGTCTCAGGTCGATAACCCGGTTGTGAAGGTGATAGAGGCGCGCAATCAGATGGGCGACAATTTTGCGCAAGGACCAGATTGGGCCTTCCGAAACTTGTCTATAGGGGGAAAGGTAAATACCAAGGTCTCAATCGTTCCTCTCAGTGCCGACTTCAAGAAGTCATCAGACCCAAACTATGACAAGGAACCGCGAAACGGGTACGGCATGTTTTACCACGATCCAGACGACCGTCTCAAGTTCGTGCACCGAAGTTGGGGCACTGAGAGATCGCCAGCATTTTATCTACCTCAGC TTCCCGATAAGAGGCTCCCGACCGATGATCAACTAGGGAGATCAGCCATCTCGGCTTTTGCCGTGGCGAAGCGGCCGCCAGAAAAGATCTCGACAAGCACCCAGCAAGCCACTTTTACTCTAATGATTCCCACTGAGACCGTTAATCTAGAAGTGGTGGTATGGGCTGGGACGGTGGCGACCCCAGAACCAACGGCCCTCGTGGATGCCGAGCTGCCTCCGAACAGCGTGGATGTCGGCGTTGCCTACATCAACCAAAATCGACAGTTTGAGCTCCTGTTTATGTCGACCAATACCGGATACAGTAACTGGTACACAATTGATACAACGGAAGTCAACAAGCTGGCGCCACCAGATCTCTTTACTGATGTTGCCTGTCTCACCTTGGCAAGCGGCGCTGTTgctgaagatggggaggagtggttgcTGCCACGGGatcaggatgaggaggggaccATCGCTACGTGCTTTTACCAGAGCGGCTCCAAGGTGGTCAAGGTGAGGTGGATTGGGGAAATGTGGGACACCAAGTGGGATGTTGAGTGGTTACCTATTCCGACGGGGGATTCTGGGTGA
- the TPO5_1 gene encoding polyamine transporter tpo5 (EggNog:ENOG503NWJI; COG:E) translates to MFLGWILVLIVDECIALSLGELASRYPTSAGPYYWSFQLAPPRFRTVLSFVTGWTWLIGNWTITLSVNFGFASLIAACVALYHPDFIIEPWQLLLIFYAICGITFLICAYGNRLLPAVDTACAAFTAVAILATLVCLSAKAEVGRNEVGETLGGYDTSLSGWGGFSFFIGVLPAAYTFSAIGMVSAMAEECDDPAVKLPRAIALCVPVGGVAGLFFIIPICATMPALEYILDAPVAQALPYIFAAVMGSPAGGLGLSILVLIITFFCSISITVAASRCTWAFARDKAIPVSRLWSRVDARRGVPIWALALTTVVQMLLGLINLGSSSAFLAFVSVGVISLAVSYAIPISISMWHRRREVNAARWTMGAKVGWVVNVIAVLWIVFETVLFSMPQVLPVDEVTMNYAIVVFMGFMVLSAVWYGVYARKVYVGPPESDGIKVER, encoded by the exons ATGTTCCTGGGCTGGATCTTAGTTCTGATCGTAGACGAGTgcatcgccctctccctaGGCGAGCTCGCCTCCCGCTATCCCACCTCAGCAGGCCCCTACTACTGGTCCTTCCAACTCGCCCCTCCCCGCTTCCGCACCGTCCTCTCTTTCGTCACAGGATGGACCTGGCTGATAGGCAACTGGACAATTACTCTCTCGGTCAACTTTGGGTTTgcctccctcatcgccgcctGCGTGGCGCTGTACCACCCTGATTTTATCATTGAGCCGTGGCAGTTGCTGCTCATCTTCTACGCGATCTGCGGTATAACGTTTTTGATATGCGCTTACGGGAATAGGTTGCTGCCGGCGGTTGATACCGCCTGCGCGGCGTTTACTGCCGTGGCGATTTTGGCGACGCTTGTTTGTTTATCTGCCAaggcggaggtggggaggaatgaggtgggggagacgTTGGGGGGGTATGATACCAGTTtgagtgggtgggggggtttcAGTTTCTTCATCGGGGTGTTGCCGGCGGCGTATACGTTTAGTGCCATTGGGATGGtgtcggccatggcggaggAGTGTGATGATCCGGCGGTCAAGCTGCCGAGGGCGATTGCGCTTTGTGTGccggttgggggggttgctgggcttTTCTTC ATCATCCCTATATGCGCCACCATGCCGGCCTTGGAATACATCCTCGACGCCCCCGTCGCCCAGGCTTTGCCTTACAtctttgctgctgtcatGGGCTCCCCCGCTGGGGGCTTGGGACTGAGCATCCTCGTCCTGATCATCACGTTTTTTtgctccatctccatcaccgtCGCCGCGTCGCGTTGCACCTGGGCGTTCGCCCGTGACAAGGCCATACCTGTCTCGAGACTCTGGAGCAGGGTTGATGCCCGCCGCGGGGTGCCCATCTGGGCTCTGGCGCTGACGACAGTTGTTCAGATGCTGCTCGGGCTGATCAACCTTGGGTCGTCGTCTGCCTTCTTGGCGTTTGTCTCTGTGGGCGTGATATCACTTGCCGTGTCGTATGCGATTCCCATCTCGATCAGCATGTGGCATCGCCGGAGGGAGGTGAATGCCGCGCGGTGGACGATGGGGGCGaaggttgggtgggtggtaaATGTGATTGCCGTGTTGTGGATTGTGTTTGAGACGGTGCTGTTTTCGATGCCGCAGGTGTTGCCGGTGGATGAGGTGACGATGAACTATGCGATTGTGGTGTTTATGGGGTTTATGGTGTTGAGTGCGGTTTGGTATGGGGTTTATGCGAGGAAAG TTTATGTTGGGCCTCCTGAGTCGGATGGGATTAAAGTTGAGAGGTGA